A single Triticum dicoccoides isolate Atlit2015 ecotype Zavitan chromosome 2A, WEW_v2.0, whole genome shotgun sequence DNA region contains:
- the LOC119352966 gene encoding uncharacterized protein LOC119352966, translated as MSVDLAHKIVSTLRRSERCKNTRVIYNDDSEEDSKTEIIYSEEVASPSPSEINVASVDDNSGEQDSRSVSRKDRRTRSKVKNKKAPKTISQGSGTKDQSQCGGLGVERSNEEVDLDEPLIALKQKKEKIPPSKAKRKTGASSSPHATKLDTSTKRDEISPVQTSLFESKLHDLVTQKLGRRAVDQEHSRIAIEHTCDHLSVVLPQFPIEDNECGQQPGFITQPTEPDVSDAKAHLHDGVEQKKTDNNFSSLDPIDEVSNHQKSLDDIINYTDVRCTSVVMQPDSCGSTGRVCSLHEEVMQMPVEGQLDSLVCHGVKTKDILLHMNVEQAATGYNFAFDRTLDLAHTANFDTQDGRLENIVYGALNNNVQRKCFETKTSVGVPDSVVTLSSPIAANVSHDGCLLLANMEGSSKDMDQLSGTVNADICRSVNDQESREAYVVQQKLFQACVNMGKTGHAISDSSTNPEETQGNSDGQTRASDFFIDEGSIEDHTPKKLLSQRKIMSPSSQEKFCNALAGIDLCGVQRLERKINLEDCDASNQALPQTTNKQYRSVLTTDRKLKSRTSISFTSKGILKSTESPSPQLTSSSVLLDTEKAVEFSQRQMHDIESIAANLIRSLKHMRSLVDENLSSEAHSLLPSSNTAEMRAASEDALKVERTTRKWLTIMNKDCNRFCKILTLEGKKAVLHPELPRKRRKITFADEAGGTLCYVNVFSDVQTSPACEGEL; from the exons ATGTCTGTAGATTTGGCCCACAAAATAGTTTCGACTCTCAGAAGATCTGAAAGATGCAAGAACACCCGTGTAATATACAATGATGATTCTGAAGAAGATTCCAAGACTGAGATAATTTATTCTGAAGAAGTTGCCTCTCCTTCACCCTCAGAAATTAATGTTGCTTCTGTTGATGATAACTCCGGTGAACAAGATTCTCGCAGTGTGTCTCGTAAGGATCGAAGAACTCGGTCTAAAGTTAAGAATAAGAAGGCCCCAAAAACTATTTCTCAAGGATCTGGCACTAAGGATCAGTCtcagtgtgggggtcttggggttgaaAGATCGAATGAGGAAGTTGATCTTGATgagcctcttattgctttgaaacAGAAGAAAGAAAAGATACCCCCTTCTAAGGCAAAAAGAAAGACCGGTGCATCATCTTCTCCACATGCTACAAAACTAGATACATCAACAAAGAGAGATGAAATCAGTCCTGTACAAACTTCCCTATTCGAGTCAAAACTGCATGACTTAGTGACACAGAAGCTTGGAAGAAGAGCTGTAGATCAAGAGCACTCGAGAATTGCTATTG AACACACCTGTGACCATTTATCTGTTGTGCTGCCTCAGTTTCCCATCGAAGATAATGAATGTGGGCAGCAGCCTGGTTTCATCACCCAACCAACTGAGCCAGATGTTTCTGACGCCAAAGCGCATTTGCATGACGGTGTGGAACAAAAAAAGACTGATAACAATTTTTCTTCACTAGATCCCATTGATGAAGTGAGCAACCATCAGAAATCTTTAGATGATATAATTAATTACACAGATGTGAGGTGCACATCGGTGGTCATGCAACCTGATTCATGTGGAAGCACAGGCAGGGTTTGCAGTTTGCATGAGGAGGTTATGCAGATGCCGGTGGAGGGTCAATTAGATTCACTAGTCTGCCATGGTGTGAAAACAAAGGATATATTACTGCATATGAATGTTGAACAAGCAGCCACAGGCTACAATTTTGCTTTTGATAGGACTCTTGATTTGGCTCATACTGCCAATTTTGACACTCAAGATGGGCGGTTAGAAAATATAGTTTATGGTGCTCTGAATAATAATGTGCAGCGGAAGTGTTTTGAAACAAAAACTTCTGTTGGAGTTCCTGATTCAGTTGTGACTCTGAGCTCACCAATTGCAGCAAATGTTTCACATGATGGTTGCCTCTTACTTGCCAACATGGAGGGGTCATCAAAGGATATGGATCAGTTAAGTGGTACAGTGAATGCTGACATTTGTAGATCTGTTAATGATCAAGAATCAAGAGAAGCATATGTTGTTCAACAAAAgttattccaggcttgtgttaacatGGGCAAAACTGGACATGCAATATCAGATAGCTCCACTAATCCTGAAGAAACACAAGGAAATTCTGATGGGCAAACTAGGGCGTCTGATTTTTTCATTGACGAAGGATCAATTGAAGATCATACTCCAAAAAAACTGTTGTCCCAGAGAAAG ATTATGTCACCAAGTTCTCAGGAGAAGTTTTGCAATGCTTTGGCTGGTATCGATTTGTGTGGAGTCCAAAGGCTTG AGAGAAAGATTAATCTTGAAGATTGTGATGCAAGTAATCAAGCATTACCTCAGACAACAAACAAGCAATACCGATCTGTGTTAACCACAGACAGGAAACTTAAGAGCAGAACTTCTATCTCCTTTACAAGCAAAGGAATTCTTAAGTCAACAGAATCCCCATCTCCTCAGCTGACAAGTTCATCTGTTCTTTTGGACACTGAGAAAGCTGTTGAGTTTTCACAAAGGCAGATGCATGATATAGAGAGCATTGCAGCAAATCTTATCAGGAGCTTGAAGCACATGAGAAGTTTAGTGGATGAAAATTTGTCATCGGAAGCACATTCTTTGCTTCCCAGTTCTAACACTGCCGAG ATGAGAGCCGCATCCGAGGATGCATTAAAGGTGGAGAGAACTACAAGGAAATGGTTGACAATAATGAACAAAGATTGCAATCGCTTTTGTAAAATATTG ACACTAGAAGGAAAGAAGGCTGTTTTGCATCCAGAATTGCCGAGGAAACGTAGGAAGATAACGTTCGCGGATGAAGCTGGAGGAACGCTCTGCTATGTTAATGTGTTTAGTGATGTACAGACCTCTCCTGCATGTGAGGGTGAGTTATAA